Proteins encoded within one genomic window of Lepidochelys kempii isolate rLepKem1 chromosome 11, rLepKem1.hap2, whole genome shotgun sequence:
- the LMLN gene encoding leishmanolysin-like peptidase isoform X1, which yields MAAEPPSRDRVPYARPPLSALAAALLLLGCSPAPAAASSCHHGVPSGGEVVYKVYLKENHVLKRNVDQKLRIKTIYDRSVEDLLLEKRHLIKNKLFPQAISYLEKTFQVRKPAGTISLSRQCATNQYLRKKDDPHRYCRGACAEHTRCGPVIVPEEHLQQCRECSENEWHCGPAGLPDQEGVRDADFVLYVSALTTERCGQENIIAYAAYCQLEAEMDRPVAGYANLCPNMISTQAQEFIGMLSTVKHEIIHALGFSAGLFAFYHDDDGNPLTARYADGLPSFNDSLGLYQWSNKVVDKAVRLWDIRGNKMLRHDVFLLVTPRVVEEARKHFDCPILEGMELENQGGMGTKLNHWEKRLLENEAMTGSHTQNRVFSRITLALMEDTGWYKANYSMAEKLDWGRDKGCDFVMKSCKFWIDQKKEKRQSVSPYCDTLRSNPLQLTCRQDQKAVAVCNLQKFPKQLPQEYQYFDSLNGVPSEDLPYYGGSVEIADYCPFSQEFSWHLSGEFQRSSDCRIMENQPDPFKNYGAEKYGPNSVCLIQKSAFVMAQCRKKLFYPDWGSGCYQVSCSPKGLNVWVKDTAYLCSRSGQVLTVSIQMNGWVHAGNLICPACWDFCDSCPPERDPPASNITRALSIDLCSCSSSLVVTLWLLMANLIPLLAGFLLCVWS from the exons ATGGCGGCCGAGCCCCCCAGCCGGGACCGGGTGCCGTACGCTCGGCCGCCGCTCTCCGCCCTCGCCGCTGCgctgctcctgctgggctgcagcccGGCCCCCGCCGCCGCCTCCAGCTGTCACCATGGCGTTCCCAGCGGCGGAGAG GTTGTCTACAAAGTTTATCTTAAGGAAAATCATGTTCTCAAGAGAAATGTTGATCAAAAACTGAGAATTAAGACTATATATGACAGAAGTGTTGAAGA tttgctCCTTGAGAAACGACACCTTATAAAG AACAAACTTTTCCCCCAAGCTATTTCTTATTTGGAGAAGACTTTTCAAGTCCGCAAACCAGCAGGTACTATTTCACTAAGCAG GCAATGTGCAACAAACCAGTATTTAAGGAAGAAAGATGACCCTCATAGATATTGCCGAGGAGCCTGTGCAGAACACACAAGATGTGGCCCAGTTATAGTTCCTGAGGAACACTTACAG CAATGTAGGGAATGTAGTGAAAATGAATGGCATTGTGGACCTGCTGGTTTACCAGACCAAGAAGGAGTTCGAGATGCCGATTTTGTACTTTATGTTAGTGCTCTTACTACTGAAAGATGTGGTCAGGAAAATATTATTGCGTATGCAGCCTACTGCCAACTGGAAGCAGAAATGGACAG GCCAGTAGCAGGATATGCTAATTTGTGTCCAAATATGATTTCTACTCAAGCTCAGGAATTTATTGGCATGCTGTCTACAGTGAAACATGAAATTATTCATGCACTG GGTttctctgctgggctgtttgcattTTATCATGATGACGATGGAAATCCTTTGACAGCAAGATATGCAGATGGGCTTCCATCTTTTAATGACAG TCTAGGTTTGTATCAGTGGAGCAACAAGGTTGTTGATAAAGCAGTTAGGTTATGGGATATACGAGGTAATAAGATGCTGCGCCATGACGTATTTCTTCTGGTAACACCTCGAGTAGTT GAAGAAGCTCGGAAACATTTTGACTGTCCAATTCTAGAGGGAATGGAGCTTGAAAACCAAGGTGGCATGGGTACAAAGCTCAATCACTGGGAAAAGCGATTGTTGGAG AATGAGGCGATGACTGGATCCCACACACAGAACAGGGTCTTCTCCCGGATTACCTTAGCATTAATGGAGGATACAGG CTGGTATAAAGCCAATTACAGCATGGCAGAGAAATTAGACTGGGGACGTGATAAAGGCTGTGACTTTGTGATGAAAAGCTGTAAATTTTGGATTGACCAAAAGAAAGAGAA GAGGCAATCGGTGAGCCCatactgtgacactctgaggaGTAATCCACTGCAGTTAACTTGTAGACAGGACCAAAAGGCAGTAGCAGTGTGCAATTTACAGAAATTCCCAAAGCAGTTACCTCAGGAGTATCAG tactTTGACAGTCTTAATGGAGTACCATCAGAAGATTTGCCTTATTATGGCGGCTCAGTAGAAATTGCTGACTATTGCCCCTTTAGTCAAGAATTTAGTTGGCATTTAAGTGGTGAATTTCAACGCAGCTCAGATTGTAGAATAATGGAAAATCAGCCAG ATCCTTTCAAAAACTATGGTGCAGAGAAATATGGACCAAACTCTGTGTGTCTCATTCAGAAATCAGCATTTGTCATGGCACAGTGCAGAAAAAAACTCTTTTACCCTGACTGGGGCAGTGGATGTTATCAG GTTTCTTGTTCTCCCAAAGGGCTGAATGTTTGGGTCAAGGACACAGCATACTTGTGCAGCCGCTCCGGTCAAGTGTTAACTGTTAGCATTCAGATGAATGGATGGGTACATGCTGGAAATCTAATTTGTCCAGCTTGTTGGGACTTTTGTGATTCCTGTCCTCCTGAACGGGATCCTCCAGCTTCTAACATAACAAGGGCACTATCAATTG
- the LMLN gene encoding leishmanolysin-like peptidase isoform X2, protein MAAEPPSRDRVPYARPPLSALAAALLLLGCSPAPAAASSCHHGVPSGGEVVYKVYLKENHVLKRNVDQKLRIKTIYDRSVEDLLLEKRHLIKNKLFPQAISYLEKTFQVRKPAGTISLSRQCATNQYLRKKDDPHRYCRGACAEHTRCGPVIVPEEHLQQCRECSENEWHCGPAGLPDQEGVRDADFVLYVSALTTERCGQENIIAYAAYCQLEAEMDRPVAGYANLCPNMISTQAQEFIGMLSTVKHEIIHALGFSAGLFAFYHDDDGNPLTARYADGLPSFNDSLGLYQWSNKVVDKAVRLWDIRGNKMLRHDVFLLVTPRVVEEARKHFDCPILEGMELENQGGMGTKLNHWEKRLLENEAMTGSHTQNRVFSRITLALMEDTGWYKANYSMAEKLDWGRDKGCDFVMKSCKFWIDQKKEKRQSVSPYCDTLRSNPLQLTCRQDQKAVAVCNLQKFPKQLPQEYQYFDSLNGVPSEDLPYYGGSVEIADYCPFSQEFSWHLSGEFQRSSDCRIMENQPDPFKNYGAEKYGPNSVCLIQKSAFVMAQCRKKLFYPDWGSGCYQG, encoded by the exons ATGGCGGCCGAGCCCCCCAGCCGGGACCGGGTGCCGTACGCTCGGCCGCCGCTCTCCGCCCTCGCCGCTGCgctgctcctgctgggctgcagcccGGCCCCCGCCGCCGCCTCCAGCTGTCACCATGGCGTTCCCAGCGGCGGAGAG GTTGTCTACAAAGTTTATCTTAAGGAAAATCATGTTCTCAAGAGAAATGTTGATCAAAAACTGAGAATTAAGACTATATATGACAGAAGTGTTGAAGA tttgctCCTTGAGAAACGACACCTTATAAAG AACAAACTTTTCCCCCAAGCTATTTCTTATTTGGAGAAGACTTTTCAAGTCCGCAAACCAGCAGGTACTATTTCACTAAGCAG GCAATGTGCAACAAACCAGTATTTAAGGAAGAAAGATGACCCTCATAGATATTGCCGAGGAGCCTGTGCAGAACACACAAGATGTGGCCCAGTTATAGTTCCTGAGGAACACTTACAG CAATGTAGGGAATGTAGTGAAAATGAATGGCATTGTGGACCTGCTGGTTTACCAGACCAAGAAGGAGTTCGAGATGCCGATTTTGTACTTTATGTTAGTGCTCTTACTACTGAAAGATGTGGTCAGGAAAATATTATTGCGTATGCAGCCTACTGCCAACTGGAAGCAGAAATGGACAG GCCAGTAGCAGGATATGCTAATTTGTGTCCAAATATGATTTCTACTCAAGCTCAGGAATTTATTGGCATGCTGTCTACAGTGAAACATGAAATTATTCATGCACTG GGTttctctgctgggctgtttgcattTTATCATGATGACGATGGAAATCCTTTGACAGCAAGATATGCAGATGGGCTTCCATCTTTTAATGACAG TCTAGGTTTGTATCAGTGGAGCAACAAGGTTGTTGATAAAGCAGTTAGGTTATGGGATATACGAGGTAATAAGATGCTGCGCCATGACGTATTTCTTCTGGTAACACCTCGAGTAGTT GAAGAAGCTCGGAAACATTTTGACTGTCCAATTCTAGAGGGAATGGAGCTTGAAAACCAAGGTGGCATGGGTACAAAGCTCAATCACTGGGAAAAGCGATTGTTGGAG AATGAGGCGATGACTGGATCCCACACACAGAACAGGGTCTTCTCCCGGATTACCTTAGCATTAATGGAGGATACAGG CTGGTATAAAGCCAATTACAGCATGGCAGAGAAATTAGACTGGGGACGTGATAAAGGCTGTGACTTTGTGATGAAAAGCTGTAAATTTTGGATTGACCAAAAGAAAGAGAA GAGGCAATCGGTGAGCCCatactgtgacactctgaggaGTAATCCACTGCAGTTAACTTGTAGACAGGACCAAAAGGCAGTAGCAGTGTGCAATTTACAGAAATTCCCAAAGCAGTTACCTCAGGAGTATCAG tactTTGACAGTCTTAATGGAGTACCATCAGAAGATTTGCCTTATTATGGCGGCTCAGTAGAAATTGCTGACTATTGCCCCTTTAGTCAAGAATTTAGTTGGCATTTAAGTGGTGAATTTCAACGCAGCTCAGATTGTAGAATAATGGAAAATCAGCCAG ATCCTTTCAAAAACTATGGTGCAGAGAAATATGGACCAAACTCTGTGTGTCTCATTCAGAAATCAGCATTTGTCATGGCACAGTGCAGAAAAAAACTCTTTTACCCTGACTGGGGCAGTGGATGTTATCAG GGCTGA